In a genomic window of Halalkalicoccus sp. CG83:
- the ribH gene encoding 6,7-dimethyl-8-ribityllumazine synthase, protein MVTLGLVVARFNREVTEAMEEAAHEAAADRGATVEETLYVPGAYDTPLAADRLARREGIDAVVALGAIVTGATDHDRTIADAAARGLTEVSLDRDVPVTFGISGPGMTADEARARTDYGARAVESAIDLMEEL, encoded by the coding sequence ATGGTCACGCTCGGACTGGTGGTCGCGCGGTTCAACCGCGAGGTCACCGAGGCGATGGAGGAGGCCGCCCACGAGGCGGCCGCTGACCGGGGGGCGACGGTCGAGGAGACCCTCTACGTTCCCGGCGCGTACGACACGCCGCTCGCGGCCGATCGACTGGCGCGCCGCGAGGGAATCGACGCCGTCGTGGCGCTCGGCGCGATCGTCACGGGCGCCACCGACCACGATCGGACCATCGCCGACGCCGCCGCACGCGGGCTGACCGAGGTGAGCCTCGACCGCGACGTCCCCGTGACGTTCGGAATCTCCGGTCCGGGGATGACCGCCGACGAGGCCCGGGCGCGAACCGATTACGGCGCACGCGCCGTCGAGAGTGCGATCGACCTGATGGAAGAACTATGA
- the gvpL gene encoding gas vesicle protein GvpL codes for MTDTTDPGGANADLEFDEGRYLYCAVRAADDESFTAEGIEDGTTSLLVRNGIGVVTQPVDSVYDSDDMTRVRSWLLAHQQVVDEAGQRFGTPLPFRFDTIIKGDDETVYEWLAERREEIDDALETLAGRWEYRIEVRWDEASMRETVLEGDEELQELAARTEEASEGTGYLLEKQYEQRLNERLQERRDAVAETLYGLVEPHAVEIQRSGGGSNVVSTETDDELDRVAQISVLAPRENEEAIGEALEEINGRPAHEVRYTGPWPPYSYAPQIGGEAQ; via the coding sequence ATGACCGACACAACCGACCCCGGCGGCGCGAACGCCGACCTCGAGTTCGACGAGGGACGATATCTCTACTGTGCGGTCCGCGCCGCCGACGACGAGAGCTTCACCGCGGAGGGGATCGAGGACGGAACGACCTCGCTTCTCGTCCGGAACGGGATCGGCGTGGTCACCCAGCCCGTCGACTCCGTCTACGACTCCGACGACATGACGCGGGTTCGAAGCTGGCTGTTGGCCCACCAGCAGGTCGTCGACGAGGCCGGCCAGCGCTTCGGTACGCCGCTTCCCTTCCGGTTCGACACGATCATCAAAGGCGACGACGAGACGGTCTACGAGTGGCTCGCCGAACGTCGCGAGGAGATCGACGACGCCCTCGAGACGCTCGCGGGCCGGTGGGAGTACCGCATCGAGGTCCGGTGGGACGAGGCCTCGATGCGCGAGACGGTTCTCGAGGGGGACGAGGAGCTTCAGGAGCTCGCGGCACGCACCGAGGAGGCGAGCGAGGGGACGGGGTACCTGCTCGAGAAGCAGTACGAACAGCGGCTCAACGAGCGCCTTCAGGAGCGACGCGACGCGGTCGCGGAGACGCTCTACGGACTCGTCGAACCCCACGCCGTCGAGATCCAGCGATCGGGCGGCGGCTCGAACGTCGTCTCGACCGAGACGGACGACGAGCTCGATCGGGTCGCCCAAATCTCGGTGCTCGCCCCCCGCGAGAACGAGGAGGCGATCGGGGAGGCACTCGAGGAGATCAACGGACGTCCCGCCCACGAGGTACGCTACACCGGCCCGTGGCCGCCGTACAGCTACGCGCCACAGATCGGGGGTGAGGCCCAGTGA
- the gvpM gene encoding gas vesicle protein GvpM codes for MKPTKEPDHAIVDVLDVLLREGAMIQADVLITVADIPLIGINLQAAIAGMTTMTEYGFFENWDVEKRRMSEERRSSFGKRPAPTVPHSDAESDSDSDSDSDSGSDER; via the coding sequence GTGAAACCGACCAAGGAGCCCGACCACGCGATCGTCGACGTGCTCGACGTGCTTCTGCGCGAGGGAGCGATGATCCAGGCGGACGTGCTGATCACGGTCGCCGACATCCCGCTGATCGGGATCAACCTCCAGGCGGCGATCGCGGGGATGACGACGATGACCGAGTACGGCTTCTTCGAGAACTGGGACGTCGAGAAACGCCGCATGAGCGAGGAGCGACGCTCGTCGTTCGGCAAGCGGCCCGCGCCGACGGTCCCACACTCCGACGCCGAGTCGGATTCGGACTCCGACTCCGACTCCGACTCCGGCTCCGACGAACGGTAA